One genomic segment of Natrialbaceae archaeon AArc-T1-2 includes these proteins:
- a CDS encoding asparagine synthase-related protein, whose amino-acid sequence MNRELFGVFGDVEAFERFRSREEFDAVLAGSTVTVGLRDPDLGTPGWSACHSGDAGCCCIWGEVYVPGDDSNAARWLLEQYETDGRNALERLNGSYLAVLDHEVIGDAFVVTDPVRSRECFYTTDPDVRIFGTDAAEVARTITKPTFDRDGILEFLHLGLMLGEKTAVTELRRLPIDSRLTPTSVDSLDRFRYQPTEFDYVGELADRLERALERRRSLPGRKGVLLSAGYDSRIILSQLPEIAHSYTVGSPDAQEVRGARCLASQYDTDHTAFSPDERYLRPDESKVRYSQGIKESLHIHHAGYTDEIDAETMYHGLLCDTFFRGHFTAAETVDVVGKRVPTGRLDPDPDPVETLLEKFGYSREASLELADRTSFDVDPEAFVSEAVADEFDARKSRANGAQNALSCCGIANQPSVPFHTHLSDHFVTSFLATDRELIDWHLRTPPAHRTTETFLRACELLDSDVLRHRPPDRPHDMTLLNEIEGFFRRKVPLLSSFEPPWPDRTTLFDRYELDRHSLADLENVHGLPARHKLRVIDLRSWVQSWAASRVRSLPWLQPEHDPTAESKRRPDSLRNP is encoded by the coding sequence ATGAACAGGGAACTCTTCGGCGTGTTCGGCGACGTCGAGGCGTTCGAACGGTTCCGATCGCGCGAGGAGTTCGACGCGGTGCTCGCCGGATCGACCGTCACGGTCGGACTCAGAGATCCCGACCTCGGCACGCCCGGCTGGAGCGCCTGCCACAGTGGCGACGCCGGTTGCTGTTGTATCTGGGGCGAGGTGTACGTGCCGGGTGACGACTCGAACGCGGCGCGGTGGCTCCTCGAGCAGTACGAGACAGATGGACGAAACGCGCTGGAACGGCTCAACGGGTCGTACCTGGCCGTACTCGACCACGAGGTGATCGGCGACGCGTTCGTCGTGACTGATCCGGTGCGTTCACGCGAGTGTTTCTATACTACCGACCCGGACGTTCGGATCTTCGGAACCGACGCCGCCGAAGTCGCTCGAACCATCACGAAGCCGACGTTCGATCGGGACGGAATCCTCGAGTTCCTGCATCTGGGGTTGATGCTGGGTGAGAAGACGGCCGTCACGGAGCTACGTCGGCTCCCGATCGACAGCCGTCTCACACCGACGTCGGTCGATTCGCTCGATCGGTTTCGGTATCAGCCGACCGAGTTCGATTACGTCGGCGAACTCGCCGACCGGCTCGAGCGCGCACTCGAACGTCGACGCTCACTGCCCGGCCGAAAGGGCGTGCTCCTGTCGGCGGGGTACGATTCACGAATCATCCTGTCACAGCTCCCCGAGATCGCACACAGTTACACCGTCGGATCGCCCGACGCACAGGAAGTCCGTGGCGCGAGGTGTCTCGCTTCCCAGTACGATACGGATCACACGGCCTTTTCGCCCGACGAGCGCTATCTCCGTCCCGACGAGTCGAAGGTTCGGTACTCACAGGGGATCAAAGAATCGTTGCACATCCACCACGCCGGCTACACGGACGAGATCGACGCCGAGACGATGTATCACGGACTCCTCTGTGATACGTTCTTTCGCGGCCACTTCACCGCAGCGGAGACGGTCGACGTCGTCGGCAAACGCGTTCCGACCGGACGACTCGATCCCGATCCGGATCCCGTCGAGACCCTCCTCGAGAAGTTCGGCTACAGTCGCGAGGCGAGTCTCGAGCTCGCCGACCGGACGTCGTTCGACGTCGATCCGGAAGCGTTCGTCAGCGAAGCGGTCGCCGACGAGTTCGACGCCAGGAAATCGCGGGCAAACGGCGCACAGAACGCGTTGAGCTGCTGTGGCATCGCCAACCAGCCGTCCGTACCGTTTCACACCCACTTGTCCGATCATTTCGTGACGTCGTTTCTGGCGACGGACCGCGAACTGATCGACTGGCACCTCCGAACGCCACCGGCACACCGGACGACGGAGACGTTCCTACGGGCGTGTGAGCTACTGGACAGCGACGTGTTGCGACACAGACCGCCCGATCGACCACACGACATGACGTTGCTCAACGAGATCGAGGGATTCTTTCGACGGAAGGTGCCGCTTCTTTCGTCGTTCGAACCGCCGTGGCCGGATCGGACGACGCTTTTCGACCGGTACGAGCTGGATCGACACTCGCTGGCCGACCTCGAGAACGTTCACGGCTTGCCAGCCCGACACAAGCTCCGAGTCATCGATCTTCGTTCCTGGGTTCAGTCCTGGGCAGCGTCACGAGTCAGATCACTCCCGTGGTTACAGCCTGAACACGACCCCACCGCCGAGTCGAAACGCCGTCCCGACTCGCTTCGAAACCCCTAG
- a CDS encoding flippase, translating to MNRSIASGIFSVVSSKIVVLVVTAISTPLLYRFLGASAFGEYAFLLSVFAIYMIFVSSGITDGVRKFLAEDRSAPSWDGYVVGFYFRLAVVLAIVGAALLVVATQYGLVATAFGADVAIYFYVLAILVISAQFRDYARKTLMGFGLERYSEPLKILDKVGFVVVAIPLTYVGVGVMGALAGHLVASLLVAGIGLALVHRRVSLSCVLSRPSRTFPRKRMLTFNSLNVVLIFLLMSLYHIDIVMLQRFRESTAVGNYRAALTLAEFLWFVPLAIQTVFVHSTSELWSQNRTQKVSELASRTTRYTFLLTAVMAVGLAALADVAVPIYFGPEAVPAITPLLLLLPGALGFALARPILAVSQGNGTLRYPIAATGGAALINVVLNLALIPPYGMHGAAIATSVGYGTMFVFHCWSARLIGFDPLADARLGRVVVATIFAAVPIATLAVAITNPWFALAVVPPIGFAIFLVFALLVGALDPAEPFEVLSAFPDPIGSAADAVYQRLTALDGDGPRRNWLQSLLFLTGLSLLLSGLALGVLSPDVQQLLP from the coding sequence GTGAACAGGAGCATCGCGAGTGGCATCTTCTCGGTCGTCAGTTCGAAGATCGTCGTTCTCGTCGTGACGGCGATCTCGACGCCGCTTCTGTACCGGTTTCTCGGCGCGTCGGCGTTCGGCGAGTACGCGTTCTTGCTGTCGGTCTTTGCCATCTACATGATCTTCGTCAGTTCCGGAATTACCGACGGCGTCAGGAAGTTTCTCGCGGAAGACCGCAGTGCTCCGAGCTGGGACGGATACGTCGTCGGCTTTTACTTTCGGCTCGCAGTGGTTCTCGCCATCGTCGGTGCGGCCCTGCTGGTGGTCGCGACCCAGTACGGTCTCGTCGCTACCGCGTTCGGTGCCGACGTGGCGATCTACTTCTACGTCCTCGCTATCCTCGTGATCTCGGCGCAGTTTCGTGACTATGCCCGGAAGACGCTCATGGGGTTCGGCCTGGAGCGGTACTCGGAGCCGCTGAAGATCCTCGACAAAGTCGGGTTCGTCGTGGTCGCGATTCCGCTTACCTACGTCGGCGTGGGCGTGATGGGGGCGCTCGCCGGCCACCTGGTCGCGAGCCTCCTCGTGGCCGGCATCGGACTGGCGCTCGTCCACCGTCGAGTGTCGCTGTCGTGTGTGCTCAGCCGGCCGTCGAGGACGTTTCCCCGCAAGCGAATGCTCACGTTCAACTCGCTGAACGTCGTTCTCATCTTCCTTCTGATGTCGCTGTATCACATCGACATCGTGATGCTCCAGCGGTTCAGAGAGAGCACAGCAGTCGGAAACTACCGAGCAGCGCTCACGCTCGCCGAGTTCCTCTGGTTCGTCCCGCTTGCGATCCAGACGGTGTTCGTCCACTCGACGTCGGAGCTGTGGTCGCAGAATCGCACGCAGAAGGTATCGGAACTCGCCTCCCGGACGACGCGATATACCTTTCTCCTGACGGCCGTCATGGCGGTCGGGCTCGCGGCGCTTGCGGACGTGGCCGTACCGATCTACTTCGGCCCGGAGGCCGTTCCGGCGATCACGCCGCTTCTGTTGTTACTCCCGGGAGCGCTCGGGTTCGCGCTCGCACGGCCGATCCTCGCGGTCTCGCAGGGAAACGGCACCCTTCGATATCCGATCGCGGCGACCGGCGGTGCTGCCCTGATCAACGTCGTGCTCAACCTCGCGCTCATCCCGCCGTACGGGATGCACGGCGCGGCTATCGCCACCAGTGTCGGCTACGGAACGATGTTCGTCTTTCACTGCTGGAGTGCTCGCCTAATCGGATTCGACCCGCTCGCGGACGCGAGACTCGGACGCGTCGTCGTTGCTACCATCTTCGCGGCCGTCCCTATCGCGACCCTCGCTGTGGCGATTACGAATCCGTGGTTCGCTCTCGCCGTCGTTCCACCGATCGGGTTCGCGATCTTTCTCGTATTCGCCCTACTCGTCGGCGCGCTGGATCCGGCAGAGCCGTTCGAGGTACTGTCTGCGTTTCCGGATCCGATCGGATCGGCGGCAGACGCAGTCTATCAGCGGCTCACGGCACTCGACGGTGACGGACCGCGACGCAACTGGTTGCAGAGCCTGTTGTTTCTCACCGGGCTGTCCTTGCTCCTTTCCGGGCTCGCACTCGGTGTCCTGAGCCCCGACGTACAGCAGCTGCTGCCCTGA
- a CDS encoding polysaccharide deacetylase family protein, producing the protein MSQEPSRRRFIGAAGAGTIGTTVTVGCLRGSTDDETSGDPNGEGESDGDDAGDADDAVDEDDVDDPPAGEEDDAPSIDGGAIVFVYDDGPIEDYDAAFPVHQEFDAPASAGIVTEWMGREDYNGTDWMGVEELEELAAAGWEITSHTTAHTALGEFELVADAGPDDVRVYPEQRNHGFHHGHEIEVTDGEKSVRRTVVGSDHDDTGGYLEFDEPLGESFRAGETVERHPEDVMHAFLGESKRELEDLGFEVDTLLAPYDIADEWTIEIAREYYDGIANVRPGSMINDPDTFDPFETRRDYFIEFTSPETVRDELDRVAEEEAIGVVGAHTFKEEVTSDRIRETLEWVDERDLEVLTFRDAIMATAGNG; encoded by the coding sequence ATGAGTCAGGAACCGTCACGTCGTCGCTTCATCGGGGCGGCCGGCGCGGGCACGATCGGAACGACTGTGACCGTCGGATGTCTACGCGGATCGACCGACGACGAGACGTCGGGCGATCCGAACGGAGAGGGCGAGTCAGACGGCGACGACGCTGGAGACGCGGACGATGCTGTCGACGAGGACGACGTCGACGATCCGCCGGCGGGCGAGGAAGACGACGCTCCGAGCATCGACGGCGGTGCAATCGTCTTCGTCTACGACGACGGCCCTATCGAGGACTACGACGCGGCGTTTCCCGTCCACCAGGAGTTCGACGCCCCCGCGAGCGCGGGAATCGTCACCGAGTGGATGGGCCGCGAAGACTACAACGGCACCGACTGGATGGGCGTCGAAGAACTCGAGGAGCTCGCGGCCGCCGGCTGGGAGATCACCTCTCACACGACCGCCCACACCGCCCTCGGGGAGTTCGAACTCGTCGCGGACGCCGGGCCGGACGACGTCCGGGTCTACCCGGAACAGCGCAACCACGGCTTCCATCACGGACACGAGATTGAGGTCACCGACGGCGAGAAGAGCGTCCGCCGAACCGTCGTCGGTTCCGACCACGACGATACCGGCGGCTATCTCGAGTTCGACGAGCCACTCGGCGAGTCGTTCCGGGCGGGCGAGACGGTCGAACGACATCCCGAAGACGTCATGCACGCGTTTCTCGGCGAGTCGAAACGCGAACTCGAGGACCTGGGGTTCGAGGTCGACACGCTTCTGGCACCGTACGACATAGCGGACGAGTGGACGATCGAAATTGCACGCGAGTACTACGACGGCATCGCGAACGTCCGGCCGGGGTCGATGATCAACGATCCCGACACGTTCGATCCGTTCGAGACGCGACGCGACTATTTTATCGAGTTCACTAGCCCCGAGACCGTTCGAGACGAACTCGACCGGGTCGCCGAGGAGGAGGCGATCGGCGTGGTCGGTGCACATACGTTCAAAGAGGAAGTCACGTCGGATCGGATCCGTGAGACCCTCGAGTGGGTTGACGAGCGCGATCTCGAGGTCCTGACGTTTCGCGACGCGATCATGGCGACCGCCGGGAACGGCTGA
- a CDS encoding glycosyltransferase family 2 protein yields MYRGSTVGVVMPAYNEAGFVGDVVREMPDYVDRIYAIDDRSTDDTWNEIHEAAREDATAVDRHHGEDVGPLVSDGGTSSLASRAAVSDPIGRVVPIQHRENRGAGGAIKTGYLAAREDGMDVTVTVDADGQMDLTQMSRLLDPIVEGEADYAKGNRLLSKEYRAAMPRFRFVGNATLTFLTKIAAGYWKTMDPQNGYTAISHDALEAIDLENLYEYYGYCNDLLVKLNVHGMRVADVAMPAVYGEETSSIQYTQYVPKVSAMLLRNFLWRLKTKYLVVDFHPLALFYLVGAATAAVSVLGAGLALIGTISGVGLPSVQGSTSLLLFVAGVVLLLFAMVFDMAESEHLETRVQ; encoded by the coding sequence ATGTACCGGGGTTCGACCGTCGGCGTCGTGATGCCAGCCTACAACGAGGCGGGGTTCGTCGGCGACGTCGTCCGCGAGATGCCCGACTACGTCGATCGGATCTACGCGATCGACGACCGATCGACGGACGACACCTGGAACGAGATACACGAGGCCGCACGCGAGGATGCGACCGCTGTCGACCGCCACCACGGCGAGGACGTCGGACCGCTCGTCTCCGACGGCGGGACGTCTTCGCTCGCGTCACGGGCCGCAGTTTCCGACCCGATCGGCCGGGTCGTCCCGATCCAGCACCGGGAAAACCGCGGGGCCGGCGGTGCGATCAAGACCGGGTATCTCGCCGCACGCGAGGACGGGATGGACGTGACGGTGACCGTCGACGCGGACGGACAAATGGATCTCACCCAGATGTCACGGCTGCTCGATCCGATCGTCGAGGGCGAGGCCGACTACGCGAAGGGTAACCGACTCCTCTCGAAAGAGTACCGAGCGGCGATGCCTCGGTTCCGGTTCGTCGGGAACGCGACGTTGACGTTCCTGACGAAGATCGCCGCCGGCTACTGGAAGACGATGGACCCACAGAACGGCTACACGGCGATCTCTCACGACGCGCTCGAGGCGATCGACCTCGAGAACCTCTACGAGTACTACGGCTACTGTAACGACCTGCTGGTGAAGCTGAACGTCCACGGGATGCGCGTCGCCGACGTGGCGATGCCGGCCGTCTACGGCGAGGAGACCTCGAGTATCCAGTACACACAGTACGTTCCGAAGGTTTCGGCGATGTTACTGCGAAACTTCCTGTGGCGGCTGAAGACGAAGTATCTCGTGGTGGATTTCCACCCGCTCGCACTGTTTTATCTCGTCGGAGCCGCGACGGCTGCAGTGAGCGTTCTCGGCGCAGGTCTGGCACTGATTGGGACGATCTCGGGCGTCGGCCTCCCGTCCGTCCAGGGGTCGACGAGCTTGCTGCTTTTCGTCGCCGGCGTCGTTCTGTTGCTGTTTGCGATGGTGTTTGACATGGCCGAAAGCGAACATCTGGAGACCCGGGTCCAGTAG
- a CDS encoding PRC-barrel domain-containing protein produces MNAVLARNLQGMSIVGTDGTTVGTLYDVTMDRESGRLCDLVVDPERSSTGATETDDGRVRIPVSRVKTMGDQIVIDTDSTV; encoded by the coding sequence ATGAATGCCGTTCTGGCCCGGAACCTTCAGGGAATGTCGATCGTTGGAACTGACGGCACGACCGTTGGGACGCTATACGACGTCACGATGGACCGTGAATCTGGCAGACTCTGTGACCTCGTCGTCGATCCGGAACGCTCGTCGACGGGAGCGACAGAGACCGACGACGGTCGGGTCCGGATTCCCGTGAGTCGGGTCAAAACGATGGGCGATCAGATCGTCATCGACACCGACTCGACGGTGTAG
- a CDS encoding glycosyltransferase family 2 protein — translation MTLVSVVIPTYNRAATLPRAIDSALQQTVDDLEVIVVDDGSTDETEAVLETYDDPRVRPIVHATNRGANVARNTGIEHAHGEYVAFLDSDDEWHPAKLERQLAALEGRSDDWVGVYCDSAHELSGTSGTVRSVAASVLARGDAEPTREGGDELVGEVLADNVQPGAGSTLLVRTSVAREAGGFDETLDRFQDPEFCLRVLEYGKLAYVDEPLVRRAETGHPPADVIANASEQYLTAYEADVERFEAAGYDIRSTHELILAKRYFADGRLARGLWHAQAASVSLRHVPGVCWAVGTGIRRRPLPVVATIAILAVVVVVSWSTLSRRMLAATPTSVS, via the coding sequence ATGACTCTCGTCAGCGTAGTGATTCCGACGTACAACAGAGCGGCGACGCTCCCTCGTGCGATCGACAGCGCACTCCAGCAGACGGTAGACGACCTCGAGGTGATCGTCGTCGACGACGGCTCGACCGACGAGACCGAGGCCGTCCTCGAAACCTACGATGATCCGCGAGTTCGGCCGATCGTCCACGCGACGAACCGAGGGGCGAACGTCGCCCGGAACACGGGTATCGAACACGCACACGGCGAGTACGTCGCTTTCCTCGACTCCGACGACGAGTGGCACCCCGCGAAGCTCGAACGGCAACTCGCCGCCCTCGAGGGTCGTTCAGACGACTGGGTCGGCGTCTACTGTGACTCGGCTCACGAGCTGTCGGGAACGAGCGGAACGGTACGGTCGGTCGCCGCGTCCGTACTCGCCCGCGGTGACGCAGAACCGACGAGAGAAGGCGGCGACGAACTGGTCGGCGAGGTCCTCGCGGACAACGTTCAGCCGGGCGCTGGCTCGACGCTGCTCGTTCGGACGAGCGTCGCCAGGGAAGCCGGCGGCTTCGACGAGACGCTCGATCGATTCCAGGATCCGGAGTTTTGCCTTCGGGTGCTCGAGTACGGCAAACTCGCCTACGTCGACGAACCACTCGTCCGCCGTGCGGAGACTGGCCATCCGCCGGCGGACGTTATCGCGAACGCAAGCGAGCAGTATCTGACGGCGTACGAAGCGGACGTCGAGCGGTTCGAAGCGGCGGGCTACGATATCAGATCGACACACGAACTCATCCTCGCGAAGCGGTACTTCGCCGACGGACGGCTCGCTCGTGGGCTGTGGCACGCGCAAGCGGCGTCGGTGTCGCTGCGACACGTACCCGGCGTCTGTTGGGCCGTCGGCACTGGAATCCGACGTCGACCGCTCCCGGTCGTTGCGACGATCGCAATCCTCGCGGTCGTGGTTGTGGTGAGCTGGAGTACGCTCTCCCGTCGCATGCTCGCGGCTACGCCGACGTCGGTATCGTAG
- a CDS encoding sugar-transfer associated ATP-grasp domain-containing protein: MNVRELYHTVKGVQGLTETERESPITRPIRRRLWLWRRGFLSRSDVLYDLEEDTYRDYVSDYQRYVRTKRINGTWSVALSNKLLFHRVMQPFDDHRMAVYGMVRDGAFHPVDERGSRLEIADGGPTALEPAGGRSEQSSDTRNAAQRVVERLENEPRLVLKWTHGGGGNNVLLCRRTDDGYRVNGDHYTGGELRSLVSDLEEYLVCEFVEQGSFAAELYPSTPNTVRVVTMYDEAAGEPFVAAAIHRIGTERSAPLDNFSQGGLSALVDLGTGDLGAGGQLPDADSDDVTWHTSHPDTGTPIEGTRIPGWRRIRERLLEIADACSFVPYVGWDLIVTDDGSFTVIEANSYPGLKSIQVHGPLLTDDRIRRFYQRHGVR; encoded by the coding sequence ATGAACGTTCGAGAGCTCTATCACACGGTCAAAGGAGTACAGGGACTCACGGAAACCGAGAGAGAGAGCCCGATCACGCGTCCGATCCGTCGTCGGCTCTGGCTCTGGCGTCGCGGGTTCTTGAGCCGGTCCGACGTTCTCTACGACCTCGAGGAGGATACCTACCGGGACTACGTGAGCGACTACCAGCGATACGTACGGACGAAACGGATCAACGGTACCTGGTCGGTCGCGCTGTCGAACAAACTCCTCTTTCATCGCGTGATGCAGCCGTTCGACGACCACCGAATGGCCGTCTACGGGATGGTTCGTGACGGCGCGTTTCATCCGGTCGACGAGCGAGGGTCCCGCCTGGAGATAGCCGACGGCGGTCCGACCGCTCTCGAGCCAGCCGGTGGCCGTTCCGAGCAGTCGTCTGACACGCGCAACGCCGCCCAGCGCGTCGTCGAACGGCTCGAAAACGAGCCGCGATTGGTTCTCAAGTGGACACACGGCGGCGGCGGAAACAACGTCCTTCTGTGTCGACGAACCGACGACGGCTATCGGGTAAACGGCGACCACTACACCGGAGGCGAGCTCCGGTCGCTGGTCTCGGACCTCGAAGAGTACCTCGTCTGCGAGTTCGTCGAACAGGGGTCGTTCGCGGCCGAGCTATATCCGTCGACGCCGAATACTGTTCGCGTCGTTACGATGTACGACGAGGCAGCCGGCGAGCCGTTCGTCGCCGCCGCGATTCACCGAATCGGAACGGAGCGATCCGCCCCGCTCGATAACTTCTCTCAGGGCGGGCTCTCCGCGCTCGTCGACCTCGGGACGGGCGATCTCGGTGCCGGTGGACAGCTACCGGACGCCGACAGTGACGACGTCACCTGGCATACGTCCCATCCCGACACCGGGACACCGATCGAGGGAACACGGATTCCCGGCTGGCGTCGAATCCGAGAGCGGCTGCTCGAGATCGCAGACGCCTGTTCGTTCGTTCCGTACGTCGGCTGGGATCTCATCGTCACCGACGATGGGTCGTTCACCGTCATCGAGGCGAACAGCTATCCCGGGCTCAAATCGATCCAGGTCCATGGGCCGTTGCTGACCGACGATCGCATCCGACGGTTCTACCAACGCCACGGCGTCCGGTGA
- a CDS encoding polysaccharide deacetylase family protein: MTTRNRRSFVSAVATTGTIGLAGCLSSVREWRGGDGEPTETRSPSPEGDDGDNTTDDSERPGEQIDAFETLDDWTAMIDAGDLEAETDDSYTGSQSARLRADEETEYAAIYRTITGGMDLTDANLSLAVNFAGRDQLTLTLELFAPNSRATHVMRRTLTGPTDRWVRVDFGTSRIDGQPDLADVREIRVTARRRGDLTGPIDCRIDDLRAVGRPGTGRVVLLFDGTLESHYTHAFDLMTEYGYAGVEAVIHEAVGETRNGRLTIDQLHELDDAGWDMASRPRTGAQFLYAYPPDEQETLIRRNKSFLESRGFEDGAKHFVTPRNVLGPNSIDFVREHHEQAFRFGGGPNAMPLTDPHNVGFFAGDGGDETKAYIDYAAEYGQLAVLHFEHIGADGTSERAFEDLLAYIDDRNVEVGTATDLLEGA, encoded by the coding sequence ATGACGACCAGAAACCGACGATCGTTCGTATCTGCGGTCGCAACGACCGGAACGATCGGCCTTGCGGGCTGTCTCTCGAGCGTTCGCGAGTGGCGCGGTGGGGACGGTGAGCCGACGGAAACCCGGTCGCCCTCCCCAGAGGGCGACGACGGAGATAACACCACGGACGACTCGGAGCGCCCCGGAGAGCAGATCGACGCCTTCGAGACGCTCGACGACTGGACCGCGATGATCGACGCCGGCGACCTCGAGGCCGAGACGGACGATTCGTACACGGGATCGCAGTCGGCCCGTCTCAGGGCGGACGAAGAGACGGAGTACGCTGCCATCTACAGGACGATCACCGGCGGGATGGATCTGACCGACGCGAACCTCTCGCTCGCGGTCAATTTCGCCGGCCGCGATCAGCTTACGCTCACGCTCGAGTTGTTCGCTCCGAACTCGCGTGCCACACACGTCATGCGTCGGACGCTCACGGGACCGACCGATCGATGGGTACGCGTCGACTTCGGAACTAGCCGGATCGACGGCCAGCCCGATCTCGCCGACGTCCGCGAGATTCGGGTGACGGCCCGGCGTCGCGGCGACCTGACCGGTCCGATCGATTGTCGGATCGACGACCTCCGTGCGGTCGGCCGCCCCGGGACGGGACGGGTCGTGTTGCTGTTCGACGGGACACTCGAGAGCCACTACACGCACGCGTTCGACCTCATGACGGAGTACGGCTATGCGGGTGTCGAGGCAGTCATCCACGAGGCCGTCGGCGAGACGCGCAACGGCAGACTCACGATCGATCAGCTCCACGAGCTGGACGACGCCGGCTGGGATATGGCTTCCCGTCCCCGAACGGGCGCGCAGTTTCTCTATGCGTATCCGCCCGACGAACAGGAAACGCTGATCCGACGGAACAAGTCCTTCCTCGAGAGCCGCGGGTTCGAAGACGGTGCGAAACACTTCGTCACGCCGCGAAACGTACTCGGACCGAACTCGATCGATTTCGTCAGAGAGCACCACGAGCAGGCCTTCCGGTTCGGCGGCGGGCCAAACGCGATGCCGCTTACGGATCCCCACAACGTCGGGTTCTTCGCCGGGGACGGCGGTGACGAGACGAAAGCGTACATCGACTACGCCGCCGAGTACGGTCAGCTCGCCGTTTTGCACTTCGAGCACATCGGCGCAGACGGTACGAGCGAACGGGCGTTCGAGGATCTGCTCGCGTACATCGACGACCGAAACGTCGAGGTCGGTACCGCGACGGACCTGCTCGAAGGAGCATGA
- a CDS encoding polysaccharide deacetylase family protein: MSRKRTRRTFLTLSSAAGIAGMAGCVGLESSADEPNGQNGNETATGSDSTGSDESTPAALVDGVPPLETEYNSREQYGQPGESLDDFSDLDAWEIVQGSGEPDEDVVFTGEQSLKLESDGDETIVAERSLTGEDLTATDLSIAVRTTNPHNVTINLRVVDQFGSARVYSLREIRYRTPDVGWFRSSPGVYDEDEHEPAMDYLDRLEIRVLHSTDGAEVWVDDLRTHDTPDQGYVMLAWDDGFRDYYETAAPLHDEYGFRTVQAPVPRWTEQGRDGIMSVSELQERQDEGDQIVVHGTHEPIHEYEDEERIEARLERDKQWFINNDFEGANYIVYPHNSFDRTSLEYTAEYHYCGGFNQAGDVNTTGVYGFDPLVLPRTIGHDLEISKRCVDLAAEHNQCTILNFHTFEADNTMPEDDYEALLEHIDDADVEVITFDELWELRATAE; this comes from the coding sequence ATGTCACGAAAGCGTACGAGGCGGACGTTCCTCACGCTGTCGAGTGCGGCCGGCATCGCCGGAATGGCGGGCTGTGTGGGACTCGAGTCGAGCGCTGACGAACCGAACGGACAAAACGGCAACGAGACGGCGACCGGATCCGACTCGACAGGGTCCGATGAGTCGACCCCTGCGGCACTCGTCGACGGCGTGCCACCGCTCGAGACCGAGTACAACAGTCGTGAACAGTACGGCCAGCCGGGCGAGTCCCTCGACGACTTCAGCGACCTCGACGCCTGGGAGATCGTCCAGGGATCGGGCGAGCCGGACGAGGACGTCGTCTTCACGGGTGAGCAGAGTCTCAAGCTCGAGTCGGACGGTGACGAGACCATCGTCGCAGAACGCAGTCTCACGGGCGAGGATCTGACGGCGACCGATCTATCGATTGCGGTGCGAACGACGAACCCGCACAACGTGACGATCAACCTTCGCGTCGTCGACCAGTTCGGGAGCGCACGGGTGTACTCGCTTCGCGAGATCAGGTACCGCACGCCCGACGTCGGCTGGTTCCGGTCGAGCCCCGGTGTCTACGACGAAGACGAGCACGAACCCGCGATGGATTACCTCGATCGCCTCGAGATCCGGGTGCTTCACTCCACGGACGGGGCGGAAGTCTGGGTCGACGACCTGCGAACCCACGACACACCCGACCAGGGATACGTCATGCTGGCCTGGGACGACGGCTTTCGTGACTACTACGAGACCGCCGCGCCGTTACACGACGAGTACGGATTCCGGACGGTACAGGCACCCGTTCCCCGGTGGACGGAGCAGGGACGAGACGGGATCATGTCGGTCTCCGAGCTGCAGGAACGACAGGACGAAGGAGATCAGATCGTCGTCCACGGTACGCACGAACCGATTCACGAGTACGAGGACGAAGAACGGATCGAGGCACGCCTCGAGCGCGACAAACAGTGGTTCATCAACAACGACTTCGAGGGGGCGAACTACATCGTCTACCCGCACAACAGCTTCGACCGGACGAGTCTCGAGTACACGGCCGAGTACCACTACTGCGGCGGCTTCAATCAGGCTGGCGACGTCAACACGACGGGCGTCTACGGCTTCGACCCGCTGGTGCTTCCGCGGACGATCGGCCACGACCTCGAGATTTCGAAACGGTGTGTCGACCTCGCGGCGGAGCACAACCAGTGTACGATCTTGAACTTCCATACGTTCGAGGCGGATAACACGATGCCCGAGGACGACTACGAGGCATTACTCGAGCACATAGACGACGCCGACGTGGAGGTCATCACCTTCGACGAGCTCTGGGAGCTGCGAGCGACCGCCGAGTGA